A genomic window from Agreia sp. COWG includes:
- a CDS encoding sugar phosphate isomerase/epimerase: MSHPVTLFTGQWADLPFEEVARLAGQWGYDGLEIACWGDHLDPWRAAEDDAYVQSRLDILEKNNLKVFAISNHLKGQAVCDNPIDFRHKDMVSAKVWGDGDGEGVRQRAAEELKKTAITARKLGVDTVVGFTGSSIWQYVAMFPPVGQDVIDAGYQDFADRWNPILDVFDSEGVRFAHEVHPSEIAYDYWSTVRALEAIDHRSAFGLNWDPSHMIWQGINPVEFITEFAELIFHVDCKDTRMRNGNSGRAGILGSHLPWADPRRGWDFVSTGHGDVPWEDAFRALRHIGYAGPISVEWEDAGMDRLRGAPEALAFVRSLLWEPPTASFDAAFSTK, from the coding sequence ATGTCGCACCCCGTCACCCTGTTCACCGGCCAGTGGGCCGACCTGCCCTTCGAAGAAGTGGCGAGGCTCGCCGGCCAGTGGGGCTACGACGGCCTCGAGATCGCCTGCTGGGGAGACCATCTCGATCCCTGGCGCGCCGCAGAAGACGACGCCTACGTGCAGTCGCGCCTCGACATCCTCGAGAAGAACAACCTGAAGGTCTTCGCCATCTCGAACCATCTGAAGGGCCAGGCCGTCTGCGACAACCCGATCGACTTCAGGCACAAAGACATGGTGTCGGCCAAGGTGTGGGGAGATGGCGACGGCGAGGGCGTTCGCCAGCGCGCCGCCGAGGAGCTGAAGAAGACGGCGATCACCGCGCGCAAGCTCGGCGTCGACACCGTCGTGGGCTTCACCGGGTCGAGCATCTGGCAGTACGTCGCGATGTTCCCGCCCGTGGGCCAAGACGTGATCGACGCCGGCTACCAGGACTTCGCCGATCGCTGGAACCCGATTCTCGACGTCTTCGATTCGGAGGGCGTGCGCTTCGCGCACGAGGTGCACCCGTCGGAGATCGCCTACGACTACTGGTCGACGGTGCGGGCGCTGGAGGCCATCGACCACCGCTCCGCTTTCGGGCTCAACTGGGATCCGAGCCACATGATCTGGCAGGGCATCAACCCCGTGGAGTTCATCACCGAGTTCGCCGAGCTCATCTTTCACGTGGACTGCAAGGACACGCGCATGCGCAACGGCAACTCGGGGCGGGCCGGTATCCTCGGCTCCCACCTGCCCTGGGCCGACCCGCGCCGCGGCTGGGACTTCGTGTCGACCGGGCACGGAGACGTTCCGTGGGAGGACGCCTTCCGCGCGCTGCGGCACATCGGCTACGCCGGCCCCATCTCGGTGGAGTGGGAGGACGCCGGCATGGATCGCCTGCGCGGAGCCCCCGAGGCCCTCGCCTTCGTGCGCTCGCTGCTGTGGGAGCCGCCGACAGCCTCGTTCGACGCCGCCTTCTCGACGAAGTAG
- a CDS encoding Gfo/Idh/MocA family protein — translation MSTPHSTPLGVAVIGYAFMGKAHSAAWRNVSAYFDVPEVEQTVLVGRDAEKVAAAAQKFGWKESGTDWRAVLERDDVHIVDVCTPGILHHEIVLAALAAGKHVIVEKPLANTVAEAQEMSDAFEAARTNGQHAIVNFNYRRVPALAVAKRLVDEGRLGAIRHVRISYLQDWLSDPASPMTWRLRREQAGSGALGDLGSHAVDLVLHLTGERIDSLTGGVHTFVSQRPTTDGALEAVTVDDAAWATARLSGGGIVQLEVSRAALGKKNGLALEIYGELGSLSFDLENLNELHFFDSRDAAGEQGFRRILVTEAGHPYVGNWWPDGHIIGWEHTFVHQFAEFLTSIRDGTESQPSLADGLRVQRALAAVERSAAAGGSSVTL, via the coding sequence GTGAGCACACCGCACTCGACACCCCTCGGGGTCGCCGTCATCGGCTACGCCTTCATGGGCAAGGCCCACTCGGCCGCGTGGCGAAACGTAAGCGCATACTTCGATGTTCCCGAAGTCGAGCAGACCGTTCTCGTCGGGCGCGACGCAGAGAAGGTCGCGGCGGCAGCGCAGAAGTTCGGCTGGAAGGAGAGCGGCACCGACTGGCGCGCTGTGCTCGAACGCGACGACGTGCACATCGTCGACGTCTGCACTCCGGGAATCCTGCACCACGAGATCGTGCTCGCCGCGCTCGCCGCCGGCAAGCACGTGATCGTCGAGAAGCCGCTCGCCAACACCGTCGCCGAGGCGCAAGAGATGTCGGATGCCTTCGAGGCCGCCCGCACGAACGGCCAGCACGCGATCGTCAACTTCAACTACCGCCGGGTGCCCGCTCTCGCCGTGGCCAAGAGGCTCGTCGACGAGGGGCGCCTCGGCGCCATCCGGCACGTGCGCATCAGCTATCTGCAGGACTGGCTCAGCGACCCCGCATCGCCGATGACGTGGCGACTGCGCCGCGAGCAGGCTGGATCCGGCGCGCTCGGCGACCTGGGTTCGCACGCCGTCGATCTGGTGCTTCACCTCACCGGCGAGCGCATCGACAGCCTCACCGGCGGCGTGCACACCTTTGTCTCGCAGCGCCCCACCACCGATGGCGCGCTCGAGGCAGTGACCGTGGATGACGCCGCGTGGGCCACGGCTCGGCTCTCGGGGGGCGGCATCGTTCAGCTCGAGGTCTCGCGCGCGGCGCTCGGAAAGAAGAACGGGCTCGCGCTCGAGATCTACGGCGAGCTCGGCAGTCTCAGCTTCGACCTCGAGAACCTCAACGAGCTGCACTTCTTCGACTCCCGCGATGCGGCCGGGGAGCAGGGCTTCCGGCGCATCCTGGTGACCGAGGCCGGGCATCCGTACGTGGGCAACTGGTGGCCCGACGGCCACATCATCGGTTGGGAGCACACGTTCGTGCACCAATTCGCGGAGTTCTTGACCTCGATCCGCGACGGCACGGAGTCTCAGCCCTCCCTCGCCGACGGACTACGGGTGCAGAGGGCGCTCGCCGCGGTCGAGAGATCCGCCGCCGCTGGCGGCTCATCCGTCACCCTCTAA
- a CDS encoding pentapeptide repeat-containing protein yields the protein MAQKQGTQAPRLDAIRLDDLVVGDCDALESHEVYEGLRFGGADLSGRDLAGIQFRECSFDDVQAHDAALRGATFADVEISRLNAPVFSAPRAELRSVTIDGSRLGSAELYESALSSVHISSTKLGFVNLSGANLLDVLFTGCAIDELDLGSAKLNRVAFVDCAIGVLNLNHATLTNVDLRRAELSRIDGFAALAGATLTSGQVADLATSFAEHLGIRVED from the coding sequence ATGGCACAGAAGCAGGGCACGCAGGCTCCCCGATTGGATGCCATCCGGCTCGACGACCTCGTCGTCGGCGATTGCGACGCGCTCGAGTCGCACGAGGTGTACGAGGGCCTGCGTTTCGGCGGGGCCGACCTTTCCGGGCGAGACCTGGCGGGCATCCAGTTCAGGGAGTGCTCGTTCGACGACGTTCAGGCCCACGATGCGGCCCTGCGCGGAGCCACGTTCGCCGACGTCGAGATCAGCCGACTGAACGCCCCCGTCTTCTCGGCCCCGAGGGCTGAACTGCGCTCGGTCACGATCGACGGCTCGCGCCTCGGATCGGCGGAGCTCTACGAGTCGGCCCTGTCGTCGGTGCACATCTCGTCGACCAAGCTCGGCTTCGTCAATCTCTCGGGTGCCAACCTGCTCGACGTGCTGTTCACCGGTTGCGCGATCGACGAACTCGACCTCGGCAGCGCCAAGCTGAATCGCGTCGCATTTGTCGACTGCGCGATCGGCGTGCTGAATCTGAACCACGCGACACTCACGAACGTCGACCTGCGCCGAGCAGAGCTCTCGCGCATCGACGGCTTCGCCGCCCTGGCGGGAGCCACGCTCACCAGCGGCCAGGTCGCCGACCTCGCGACGTCGTTCGCCGAGCACCTCGGTATCCGCGTCGAGGACTGA